CAGATCTGGCTGTTCACCTCGTTCGTGCTGTTTTACACCGGCTATCCGATCCTCCGCGGGGCGTACGTGAGCCTCAGAGCGGGGATGCCCAACATGGACCTGCTGGTGTCAGTCGCGGCGCTCGCCGCCTACGCCTACAGCACGCTCGCGATGGTCGCCGGACGGACCGACCTCTACTTCGACGTCTCGGTCGCGATCATCCTCGTCGTGACTGGCGGGACCTACTACGAGGGCGTCGTCAAGCGCCGCGCTGCGGGCCTCCTCTCGGAACTCACCGAGAGCCAGGTCGAGGAGGCGAGACGCGCCGACGACGGCGAGACCGTTCCAGTCGGTGAGATCGGGCCCGGAGAACGGCTCCTGGTCAAAGCCGGCGAACGCGTCCCCCTCGACGGGACGGTGCTCGAGGGCGAAGCCGCCGTCGACGAGTCGCTCGTCACCGGCGAGTCCCTTCCCGTGGGCAAAGTGCCGGGTGATCCGGTGCGAGGCGGAACGGTCGTCACTGACGCGCCGCTGGTCGTCGAAGTCGGCGAGGACGCCGAGAGCACGCTGGACCGGCTCATCGAGCTCCTCTGGACGATCCAGAGCTCGCGGCCGGGCGTCCAGCGGCTGGCCGACAAACTCGCGACGATCTTCGTCCCGCTGGTGCTCGTCGTCGCGACGATCGTGACCGCGTGGCTGCTGGTCACCGGGGCGGGCGTCACGGCGGCGTTACTCGTCGGACTCACCGTCCTGATCGTCTCCTGTCCCTGCGCGCTCGGGCTCGCGACGCCGCTCGCGATCGCCTCGGGCGTCCAGTCGGCCGCGAGACGCGGCATCGTCGTCGCCGCCGAGACGATCTTCGAGGACGCCCCCGAGGTCGACGTCGTCGCCCTCGACAAGACGGGGACGCTCACGGAAGGCTCGATGTCCGTCGAGGGAGTGTTCGCCGACGACGGGAACGACCCCGACGACCTCCTCCGACGCGCCGCGGCCGTCGAACGGCTCTCCGAACACCCCATCGCCGCCGCCATCGCCGAGTACGCCCCCGAGACGGGCGTCGACGTCGACGGTTTCGAGCGCGACCGACGGGGCGTCACGGGCGTCGTCGACAGCGACCGCGTCGTCGTCGGCCATCCCGACCTGCTTCGCGAACGCGACCTCACGATCCCCGACTCGCTCGCAGAGCGGATCGCGGCTGTACGGGACGACGGCGACGTCCCCGTCGTCGTCGGCTGGGACGGCTGCGCCCGCGGCGTGATCGTCGTCGGCGACGCCCCGCGCGAGGAGTGGAAAGACGCCGTCGAAACCCTCTCCCGTGGCCGCGAGATCGTCGTCATCACCGGCGACGAGGGCGCGGCCGCGGATCGGTTCCGCGACGTCGACGGCGTCGACGAGGTGTTCGCGGGCGTCCCGCCGGAGGCCAAAGCCGAGACCGTCCGCCGCCTGCGCTCGCGCGGGACCGTCGCGATGGTCGGCGATGGAAGCAACGACGCACCCGCGCTGGCGGCCGCCGACGTCGGCATCGCCCTCGGGAGCGGCACGAAACTCGCCACCGACGCCGCCGACGCCGTCATCGTCTCCGACGACCTCGGCTCGGTCGCCGAGACCTTCGAGATCGCCGGGGGAACACACCGCCGCATCCGCCAGAACCTCGGCTGGGCGTTCGTCTACAACGCCATCGCCATCCCGCTGGCGATCACCGGCCTGCTCAACCCCTTCCTCGCCGCCGTCGCGATGGCCACGAGCAGTACCCTCGTCGTGCTCAACTCCTCGCGGTCGCTCGGGCCGAAGCGGTGAGCAAAGGGGCGACGCTTCGGCTCACGTGACCGTGAACCGACGACCGGCCTCCCGTCGGAACCCGTACAGCTCGCCCCCATCGACGACGACGAGGCGATCCTCGAGCAAGAAGAGATCGCCCGAACAGCCGACGTCGTCGGGGAGCGTGGCCGCCCACCGTTCTTCGCCCGCCGTCGTGACCGCGACGAGTCCGCACTCGGCACCGCCCACGCCTCGGCGGCGCCCGTAGACCCCTTCCTGGTCGGCGACGATCTCGCCGAAGAACGACGACTCGAGCATCCACGCGCGTTCGCCGCTCGCGACGTCGACGGCCAGCAACTCCCCGCCCGAAGCGAGATACAGACGGTCATCGACGACGATCGGCGGCTCGCGGATTCGGCCGCCGGCCTCGAGCGTGACCCACCGCTCGCCCGCCTCGTCGACGCCCCACACGACGCCGTCGCCGGCCGGCTCGAGGCCGACGAGCACGCCGTTATCGACCGGCTCGAGCCACTGGGGATCCGACGGGAGCGAGTGCGCCGTCCGCTCGTCCCCGTTGGCGTCGAGGCGGGAGAGGGTCGGCTCGTCTCCATCGGTGCTCAGCCAGATAGAACCGCCGGCGACGGTGACGTCCGTGACGCCGTCGAACGAGCGCTCCTCGAACGACAGTTCGAGCAGCCGGTCGCCTGAACCAGCGTCGAACGCGAGGAGTCCGTCGTCGTGGACGCCGACCACGAGGCCGTCGCCAGCGACCAGCTCGAGGGGGTCTCCCTCACGGCCTGCCGTCCACCGCGTCGCGTTCTCGTCGGCTTCGGTTTCCTCGCGCTCGTCGGGCCACTCGAGGGCCGTCACGTCGCCGTCCTCGAGCGGAACGTAGATGCCGTCGGCCGTCAGGGCGGGCTCGCCGTCGCACTGGGCGTCGGTCGTCACGCTCCGCCCCTCGCCGGCCGCATCGTAGACGGTGACGCGGGCGTCGCGGACGTCGACCCACCGACCGGCGTCGAAGTCGTGCGTCCGGCCGCTCCGGTTCTGGATCGCGACGAGGCGGTCGCGGGCGGCGAACCACCGTCGGTCCCCGGACCGCCCCGGTATCCCGCCGCTTCCGACCCGTTCCGTCCACTCGAGTTCGCCGGCCCCGGGCTGGTAGCCACAGCCCGCGAACCCGGCCGCGAGCCCCGTTCCGACGGTGGCCAGCAGCCGCCTGCGTCCGAACCGATCGGTCACACCGCGTGCACCCCCGTTCTGGCGAGCTCCCGCAGTCGCTCGATCCGCGCCTCCGTCGGTGGATGCGTGTTCGGGAAGATGTCGGTGCTGATCAGCTCCTTCGAGCCGAACGCCCGCGACTCGAGCGGGGCGAGGTAGAGCGCCTCCGCACCACCGTCGTACTTTCGGAGGTCTTCGTCCGGCACCTCCGGCATCGTCTCGTCGATCTTCTCGAGTGCGCTCGCGAGCGCGCCGGGCGAACCGGTCAGCTTGGCGGCGGCCTGGTCGGCGGCGTACTCGCGCTGTCGGGAAAGCACCTGATACAGCAGGACGCTCCCGACCCAGAACATCGCCGAGACGGTGAGCGTGAGGACGGCACAGACGACGATCACGACGACCACGACTGCGATCCCCCGGCCGTCCCGGCTCCCGCCGCTCGAGCCGCCGGCACCGGCGCCGAGCAGTCGGAACAGCCCGTAGAGGACGTAGAAGGCGGCGATCGCGAGGTAGTAGGTGAGCGTCGGCAACAGCCACGCGACAGTCATCAGGCTCGCGTCACGGTTCTTGAGGTGGGCGACCTCGTGTGCCAGGACCGCCTCGAGTTCGGCGTCGGAGAGCAACTCGAGCAACCCAGTCGAGACCACGACGGTTCCCGACTCCGCGGTGCCGACCGCGAACGCGTTCGGCAACTCGGTGTCGATCACCGCCACGTCGGGCGTCGGCGCGTCGGCCTGTGCGGCGAGTCGGGTCACCCTCGCGTGGAGCTCCCGATACTCGGTCTCGGAAACGCGACGGGCGCCGACGGAGTCGAGCACCGCCGTCGGTCCGTACCGATACTGGACAGCGAGCCCACCGAGGACGACGACCGAGAGCACGAGCGGATCGACGTAGAATTCGCCGTGATACGGACGCTCGTTCGCCCACTCGAGCAGCGCGATCCCGACGGTGTTCGCGAGGAAGACGAAGGTGTAGACGAACGCGAACGGGAGCGCGACCACGAGCGCGAGCGCGAGGACCATCCGGACGCGAAGCTCGCGGTCGGGCTCGAGTCGAGCGAGGCGAGTGTCGAACATGTGAGGGCGGGCTCGAGCGGGGCGGAGACGACGGCGAGTAGGCGTCGCGTTCGGTTACCGAATGGTACGGTCGGTCTAGAAGTAAATTCTTCGATAAAGACAGCAACTCGGTGCACAGTGGTGGCTCGTACGGATTGCTGTACCGAGTGACCGGCGCGATCGGGGACGGTTCGCGACTGCGCCGGGAGCTGACGACAGCAGTTCGTATCAGGCGCTGAGCGAGGGCGTCCGTTCCCGTTCGTCCTCGCTCGAGTGGAGATCGAAGTCCGCCCGCAGGGCGGCGATCGCCTCCTCGGGGTCGGTCTTCGAGTCGAAGACGCGGTCGAACCCGAGCTCGCGGAAGAACGCCCGGGTCTCGGCGAAGTCGTCCTGTCCGACTGCGAGGTTGCCACCGATGTACGTGACGACGTCGAGATCGGCTTCCTCGATCCGTTCGTGGAACCCCTCACAGTCCTGCTTGGCGTGGCCGTACAGCGAGGAGACGAGGATCGCCTCGGCGTCGTGGGCCGCTGCGGCCTCGACGAACTCCTCCTGGGAGGTCTGCATGCCGAGGTTGACGACGTCGAATCCGCTCGCCGACAGCGCCTGTTCCAGAATCGTGATCCCAACGACGTGGGCGTCGGATCCGATCACACCGAGGATGACTTTCGTCGCCATGTAAGTACGTTCACGAAAGAACATGGACTACATAAACCTAATGATTCATAATTAGGGTGGGGGCGCGTATCGGGGACCGCAGGTAACGTCGTAAGGGAGTGGCTCACGGGCAAATCGAGTGATAATCAGATTCCGTAACCGTCCTCTGACGAGTAGTGCTCGTCAATCGCGATAGATGTCGACGTTTCGCCACCAGAACAGCACCCAGGCGAAGACGAAGCCGACGGCCATCGCGATCAGATCCGCAAGCATCGTGGGAACGCCCGTGTCGACGACGGCGACGAGTGCGATCGACGAGCCCACGATCGTGCCGAGGAGCACGAACCCGACGTCGCCGGCGATTCGCGCCCTCGAGTGCTCCCGGTACTGCTGTCTGTGTCCGTCGAACCAGACGCGCATGTAGACGATCACGGGTGCCATCAGGGTGATAATCGTGACCACCTGATACGCTTCGGGCAACCCCCAGGGGAACAACAGCAGGTGGTTGAGCAGCTGGCCGACGATCATCGCGATAAAGAGACCGATGAGCAGCCAGCCCCACCGGGGTAACGTCTCCGTATCCATGCCCGTTCTCGTTCACCGAGAGAAAATAATCCTGCCGTTCTCGACCGTCCGTTACTCCGCGCAGCAGGCGTCTTCGTTCGGACACGAGTCGTCGACGCCACCGTCCGCCGTCACGGGCTCGGGGATCCGATATAAACTCTGTCGCGCGTCCGCAAAGTAGATGTCCTCGTCGACAATTCCGATGTTTCCGAGTCGCTCGAGTGCGTACCGCACCGTTCGTGCCGACAGCATCGACTCCTCGACGATCTGTTTCTGCGTCAGCGGCCCGTCGTACTCGAGCACTTTGAATACGAGTTTCGCACTCGGTGGCAGGTCGGCAATATCTTCACCGTCACTCTCTTCCATACTACGATTCGAAAACTCCCAGTAGCATAAAAGTTGAGCCTTACAACAGTAGCGGCACTGACAGTAGCCGAGAACGCTCCCTCGTTACTCGTCGCCTCCGGCAGGGCCCTCGAGTTATGGACTTCGTGTTTGATATGTTGAACGATGCACGCGAGAGTTCGCGTGCGACCGGTGGGACCGGTCGCTCACGGGTTTGGATTCCGAGAAACGCCCGAGGCGGGATTTGAACCGAAGGAAGACGGTCCCACTCGGCCTCCGGCCTCGCGGGCTGCGACTTCCAGGGTTCAAATCCGCTGTGCGGTTTTTCGAGAAACAGCGACTCGCTTCGCTCGTCGTGTTGTTTCTCGAGAAACGCCCGAGGCGGGATTTGAACCGAAGCCAGACGTGCTCGCTCACTCCGTTCGCTGCGCGCGACTGGCAGGGCTCAAATCCCTTATCAGCGGTTCTCGAAATTCGGATGTTCGCGACCGGCAAAACCGGTCGCTCACGGAGTTGAATTTCGAGGAAGCGCCCGAGGCGGGATTTGAACCCGCGTCACGACCGTGACAGGGTCGTATGATGGGCCACTACACCACCCGGGCTTGCAATTCTTCGTTGCCGAGTTGGCGTATTAAGACTTCCGTAATCGAATTTTTCAACGCTCAACAACGATTCAACTCGAGTCGAACCGTGAGAGCAAGAATATGTCAACCTACACGGCGTACTGATTGGTCCGCAGAACCTCGATCAGATCCACGCCCCACATCAGGATTTCTCGAAACTCGGATCTCTGTGACCGAGGAGCCCGATCGCTCACGGAGTTGAAATCGAAGAAACGACCGAGGCGGGATTTGAACCGGAGCCAGACGTGCTCGCTCACGTCGTTCGCTGCGCGCGACTGGCAGGGCTCAAATCCCGCTGTGTCCGTGTCTCGAAATTCGGATGTTCGCGACCGGTAAGACCGGTCGCTCACGGGTTTGGATTCCGAGAAACGCCCGAGGCGGGATTTGAACCCGCGTCACGACCGTGACAGGGTCGTATGATGGGCCACTACACCACCCGGGCTTGCAATTCTTCGTTGCCGAGTTGGCGTATTAAGACTTTCCAATCGGGGTGCGTGTGGTACGTCGAACCGGGCCACGAACGACGCTCGAGTCGCATCACCGTCTCCTGATACCACACGTCATTCTCCACAAGGGATATATACGAGAGTGGGCTACCTTCGAGTGTGAATGGGTATCCCGGTCAGGACCGCCCGGCCGGTTAGCGGTGCAACCGGCTCGAGTTAGTAACCGTTAAATGCCTGCCGCCGGTACGTCCCTGTAGTATCTCGTGACAGCCACTTCTCCCCCGTTAGCCAACGACACCGACACATGGTAGACGTAAGCCAACACGAACTCGTTCCAGAGCACACCGTCCTCGAGGAGGAGTCCCTCGAGGAAGTGCTCGAAGAGTACAACATCGACCGTACCGACTTGCCAAAGATCAAACGGACCGACGCTGCCTTGCCCGACGAGGCAGAGGTCGGCGACGTTATCGAGATCGTTCGAGACTCACGAACGACAGAGCAGGCGGTCGTATACCGCCTCGTGGTAGAATAAATGGACACAGCAATGGACCGATCGAAACGACGTGATATATCCCGGGAGTACTTCTCGAAAGAACGGCTCGCAGAACACCACTATCGGTCGTTTAACGCGTTTCTCAACCGGGGGATGCAGGAGGTCGTCGACGAGAAGGCGACGATCGACACGGACATCGGCGACAAAGAAGGCGAAGAGCCGGTGTACGTCGAACTGGGCGACGTCCGGGTCGTGACCCCC
This portion of the Natronobeatus ordinarius genome encodes:
- a CDS encoding heavy metal translocating P-type ATPase; translation: MSQDTQQVPGDDRTARGCSLCDLPVPEVPITDPDVDGAFCCRGCLEVQRALGDVEGDEAEAIEAALEDEGTDLEDVEGETAFFAVDGMHCATCEAFLEGRATTVEGIHAAEASYASDAVRLVYDPDAVDQTQLPDVLSGFGYIARERGAGDDDEPPEAALVKFLAGGGMFGMMVMLWYVLFLYPTYFGYDPIVEFGTYDRLYIFSQIWLFTSFVLFYTGYPILRGAYVSLRAGMPNMDLLVSVAALAAYAYSTLAMVAGRTDLYFDVSVAIILVVTGGTYYEGVVKRRAAGLLSELTESQVEEARRADDGETVPVGEIGPGERLLVKAGERVPLDGTVLEGEAAVDESLVTGESLPVGKVPGDPVRGGTVVTDAPLVVEVGEDAESTLDRLIELLWTIQSSRPGVQRLADKLATIFVPLVLVVATIVTAWLLVTGAGVTAALLVGLTVLIVSCPCALGLATPLAIASGVQSAARRGIVVAAETIFEDAPEVDVVALDKTGTLTEGSMSVEGVFADDGNDPDDLLRRAAAVERLSEHPIAAAIAEYAPETGVDVDGFERDRRGVTGVVDSDRVVVGHPDLLRERDLTIPDSLAERIAAVRDDGDVPVVVGWDGCARGVIVVGDAPREEWKDAVETLSRGREIVVITGDEGAAADRFRDVDGVDEVFAGVPPEAKAETVRRLRSRGTVAMVGDGSNDAPALAAADVGIALGSGTKLATDAADAVIVSDDLGSVAETFEIAGGTHRRIRQNLGWAFVYNAIAIPLAITGLLNPFLAAVAMATSSTLVVLNSSRSLGPKR
- a CDS encoding PQQ-binding-like beta-propeller repeat protein — its product is MTDRFGRRRLLATVGTGLAAGFAGCGYQPGAGELEWTERVGSGGIPGRSGDRRWFAARDRLVAIQNRSGRTHDFDAGRWVDVRDARVTVYDAAGEGRSVTTDAQCDGEPALTADGIYVPLEDGDVTALEWPDEREETEADENATRWTAGREGDPLELVAGDGLVVGVHDDGLLAFDAGSGDRLLELSFEERSFDGVTDVTVAGGSIWLSTDGDEPTLSRLDANGDERTAHSLPSDPQWLEPVDNGVLVGLEPAGDGVVWGVDEAGERWVTLEAGGRIREPPIVVDDRLYLASGGELLAVDVASGERAWMLESSFFGEIVADQEGVYGRRRGVGGAECGLVAVTTAGEERWAATLPDDVGCSGDLFLLEDRLVVVDGGELYGFRREAGRRFTVT
- a CDS encoding M48 family metalloprotease produces the protein MFDTRLARLEPDRELRVRMVLALALVVALPFAFVYTFVFLANTVGIALLEWANERPYHGEFYVDPLVLSVVVLGGLAVQYRYGPTAVLDSVGARRVSETEYRELHARVTRLAAQADAPTPDVAVIDTELPNAFAVGTAESGTVVVSTGLLELLSDAELEAVLAHEVAHLKNRDASLMTVAWLLPTLTYYLAIAAFYVLYGLFRLLGAGAGGSSGGSRDGRGIAVVVVVIVVCAVLTLTVSAMFWVGSVLLYQVLSRQREYAADQAAAKLTGSPGALASALEKIDETMPEVPDEDLRKYDGGAEALYLAPLESRAFGSKELISTDIFPNTHPPTEARIERLRELARTGVHAV
- the glmS gene encoding methylaspartate mutase subunit S, with protein sequence MATKVILGVIGSDAHVVGITILEQALSASGFDVVNLGMQTSQEEFVEAAAAHDAEAILVSSLYGHAKQDCEGFHERIEEADLDVVTYIGGNLAVGQDDFAETRAFFRELGFDRVFDSKTDPEEAIAALRADFDLHSSEDERERTPSLSA
- a CDS encoding winged helix-turn-helix domain-containing protein is translated as MEESDGEDIADLPPSAKLVFKVLEYDGPLTQKQIVEESMLSARTVRYALERLGNIGIVDEDIYFADARQSLYRIPEPVTADGGVDDSCPNEDACCAE
- a CDS encoding DNA-directed RNA polymerase subunit H, with product MVDVSQHELVPEHTVLEEESLEEVLEEYNIDRTDLPKIKRTDAALPDEAEVGDVIEIVRDSRTTEQAVVYRLVVE